The Nitratidesulfovibrio sp. DNA segment CCTTGCGGGCATGCTCGATGAAGTATTCCAGCTGGCTGCGGAATACCGGCGAAAGGTGTTGCTGTTCCATGGACAGCGAAAGCAGTTCCAGCCGTGCCGCCCAGAAGTCCGGGCGCAGCACCATGGCCTTGGCCAGCCAGTTGCCCGCCTCTTCGCGGTTGCCGCAGCGCAGCAGGAACAGCGCGCCATAGTATTGCAGCAGCAGGTCCGGCTCCTGCGCCTCCATGGCGGCGAGCACCGTGGCGCAGCGCTGTTTCTCGAAGTCCGCGCTGGCGGTGCCGACCCCGTTTGCCCCATGGGTACCGTTGCCGTTGCGGGGGGCGGGGGCTTCAAGTTCAAGCAGCCCTTCAAGCAGCAGGAAGCGGATGGAGGCGGGCACCCGCTCCAGCCCCTCGCGCAGCAGCTTGCCCGCACGGCGCCATTCGCCTGCGCGGGCCGCCATGACCAGCCGTGCCCGCCAGGCCTCCACCGCGCCGGGGTAGACCTTTACGGCCTTGGCCAGCAGTGTTCTGGCCTCGTCGTGCCGACCACAGCGGTCCAGTTCCTCTGCATGGCGGACCATGTAGTGGGCCTGCGCCGGGCGAAAGCCCAGGCGCGCGTACTGGGCGGCGGCCTCCTGAAAGGCGCCGCTGTCTGCGTGGAGCAGGGCCAACTCGTAGGTGATCTGTTCCGGGTCGGCCCCGAGCGCCCGCGCCTCGTCAAAGGCCGCGAGCGCCCGATCCATGACCCCGCCGCGCCGGTAGTCGCGGCCCAGTTCGAACAGGGCCCGCGCCTTGAACTGCGGGTCCAGCCCGGGCCGCACGATGAGGCTGCTGCGGATCTGCACGGCGCGTTCGATGTCGCCGCGCAGGCGGTACAGGTTGCCGAGGGCGAGGTAGATCTCCACCGCATCCGGGTCGTTGCGCACAACCCGGCTCAGTTCCTGGATGGCCGACAGCGCATCGCGCGCGCCGGGAGATTCGGCATCCGGCCCCATGGGCGACAGGATGTCGGCGCGCCGGTGGCCGAGCAGCGTGCGCGCCCCGGCCTTCAGTCTGTCCAGCAGCGTCACGTGGGCTCCGCCTAGCCGACCTTGGTCGGGGTGGTGTCCGCTGCGGCAACGGGGGCCGGAGCCGGAGCAATCGCCGGTTCCGGGGCCTTGCGCGCGGTTTCCAGCGGCAGGTTGCGCAGCGAGTTCAGTTCCTTTTCCAGCACGCGGATGCGCTTGTTGGCGCGGCGCAGGGCGGCCCCGGCACGCAGGCGGCTGAGCATGAGCATGAGCATGGTGCACAGCGCGCCCAGCAGGAAGGCACACAGGATCATGAAGTAGAAGGGCAGCTCGATGGAACTCCACGCGGTGTCGAAGAACAGGTCCAGCTTCAGGGTGACGGCCTGCGAGAGCACCGCGTTGTTCTGCACGAAGAACATCATGGAGATGAAGAACACCAGCACCAGAACGAGAACCTTGACGAAGCGCATGTCGGCCTCCTTACCGTCCCGCTCGGGGCAGGCGGTCGAACAGGGGTTTCAGGGCATGATACGTGGACTGCAGATGCTCGGGAATGACCCGGGTTTCGTTCATCACCGCCATGAACGACGAATCGCCGTTCCAGCGCGGCACGAGGTGGAAATGCAGATGTTCGCGAATGCCTGCCCCGGCGGCCTCGCCCAGGTTGAGCCCCACGTTGATGCCCTGCGGGTTGAAGCGCTGGCGCAGCATGGTGGTGCAGGTCTGGATGAGGTCCATCATTTCGTGGGCCTCGTCCGGTTCCAGCGCGGCAAGGTCCATGACGTGCCGGAACGGCGTGACCATGAGGTGCCCGTTGTTGTACGGGAACTTGTTCATGATCACGAAATTGTGCCGCCCCCGGTACAGGACCAGGCGCGCCTCGTCCTCGTCGGTGTGTTCGGGCAGGCAGAATACGCAGCTGTCGGGCTTGGGGCCCAGGATGTAGTCGAGGCGCCACGGCGCCCAAAGGGTTTCCATGATCCGTTCCGTCTCCTGGGGCACGCGCGCGCCACTGTTTGTGTGCATGCGCAAGGTGCCGTATTTCCGATTGAAATTCAGCAGGTCAGTTGTGCTTACACCCTCGGGCCTTGCGGGGCAAGGGGGGCGGGGCGCCGGGGCCGATGTTTGTGGCGCTGGCGGGCGCTGCACTGCCGCTCGCAACCTGTTGCGCCGTGCGGACGGTTTGGTGTCAGGCTCCCGGCGTTGCGGTACTGTCCCCGGTTCCGTTGTCGTTTCCGTTCATGACGCCGTCGCCGGAGGCGGTGGCAGCGGGAGTGCCCCCCGTGGCCTGGGTCTCACGGGCTTCGGGTGTGTCTTGTCCGCTTGGCCCATTCTGTCCGTTCTGAAAATCCGGCCAGCCCGGCGGCCTGTTGCGCCGGTTGCCGGACGCCACCACCTGCCCCTGGGCCACGCAGGCGGTTTCCGCGTCCTGGTCTGCCTCTCCGGCTACCCCGGCCTTGCCGCCGGGATCAGCCTCGGCCGCAAGCGCATCACGTGCGGTTTCCTCGCGCAGCATTTCGTGGGCCAGGTCCAGTTGCGCGGCGCGGGTGCGGGCCAAACCGTCCAGCTTGGCCGCCAGCACCCGGCGCAGCACGCGCCCGTAGGCAGGCCCCGCCGGAATGCCCATGGCCAGCAGGTCGTTGCCGGTGATGTCGGGCGTTTCGCCACGCAGGCGGGTGAGATAGTACGAGATGTGTTTGCGCGCGTCCTCTGTCCTGGAGCGGGCCATCAGGTACAGGATGCCTTCCGGCGCGATGGGCGAGAGCAGGTTGTTCAGGCCGCTCATGGAACCGTCGCGCTGCATCCACAGGTTGAGCAGGTTGTGCACCTCGCGCACGTTTTCGCGCAGGGTCAGGAAGTCCTGCCGGACCTTGCGCGAGAAGGCCAGCCTGTCGGTGACGGCGGCCACGTCCAGATACTTGCCGTTGCCGCACAGCCCCAGCAGATAGAGCATCCACGGTTCCGGCGCGGGCGAAAGGTACAGCAGCCGGTACCAGTGCAGCACCCGCTCGAGTTCGGTCAGCACGTCCATCTTGGACGGGTTCAGCTTCAGCAGGGGATGGATGAGACGCAGGATGTCGTAGTCCTCCATGCGCCGGATGCATGGCAGGGGGGACTTTTCGTCGAAGATCAGCTTCAGTTCGTGGAACAGCCGCGCCCCGGACAGGCGGTCCATCATGCCCAGTTGCAGGGCGTTCTTGATGAGCCGCTCGCACTGCGCGCCGATGCGGAAATCGTAGCGCTTTTCGAAGCGGATCGCCCGCAGGATGCGGGTGGGGTCTTCCACGAAGGACAGCGAGTGCAGCACGCGGATGACCTTGTCCTTCATGTCGCGCTGCGCGCCGAAGAAGTCCACCAGCCGCCCGAAGTGCGCGCCGTTCAGCTGCACGGCCTGCGCGTTGATAGTGAAGTCGCGCCGGTACAGGTCCATCTTGATGGATGACAGCTCGACCGTGGGAAGGGCGGCCGGATATTCATAATATTCCAGCCGGGCCGTGGCCACGTCGATGCGCTGTTCCGGTCGTGCGGCGGCGCGGTGGGCCGCTTCCGCCGTGGCTTCGTCGGATGCGTCGCCCGAGGCGGGAGGGGCCGGTGGGGCCGACAGGGCCGTATTGTCGGAAACCTCAGTGTCGGGGATGGCCTCCGGGGCGGCACCTGCACGGACATCCGGGGCTAAGGGACGACCGTTGCCGCCGCGCCGTTGTTCCGATTCCCACGCGGGAAAGATGACCACGGCGGTCTTGAACTTGTGGTGCGCGCGCATGCGCCCGCCCAGTTCATCGGCCAGGGCGCGGGCAAAGGCGATGCCGTCACCTTCAACCACCACATCAAGGTCCAGGTTGGGCCGCCCCAGCAGGATGTCGCGCACGAAGCCGCCCACGGCGTACACCGGCACGTTCAGCCTGTCGCCCAGCCTGCCCGCCAGTTCCAGCAGGCGGAAGTGGGTGTCGGGCAGGCGTTCCTGAAGCAGGGCGCGAATGTTCTTTTCGCGCCGGGATTCGGGCAGCAGCGTTTCCGGAATGCGGGCGGGTTCTTCCACCAGGGTGTTGATGAGGTCGGTGCGGGTGATGACGCCCACCACCTCTCCGGTTTCCTCGTCGCTTTCGGCAGCGGGCGGGGGCGTGCGCTCCACGCCGTAGCTGCCCGCCAGGTGCGGGGCGGGCACCCTGTCCACCACGGGCACCAGGCGCTGGCGCTGGCCCACGATGATTTCCATGACCTTGTACAGGTCCTCGTTGGGGGTCACGGTCTGCACCCGGCGGTGCATGTATTCCGCCACGCCCATGTGCCCCAGCCCGTGCGCAATGGCCCGAGCGGCGGTCTGCTGCTCCAGGTAGCCCACGCACCGCCGGGTGCCTGCGGCGAACACGGGCACGGCCTTCAGGCCGTAGCGGGTCATGGTTTCCTCGGCGTCGGCGATGGATCGATCGTCGTCCACGCCCATCACGGGCGAGGACATCAGGTCGCGCACCCGCATCTGCGGATTGACGGCGGAAAAGAGCAGGGCGAACAACTCGTCGCGCACCTGTTGCAGGGTCTTGTCCTTGACCGAGGCGGACGCCGCGTACGGATGCCCCCCGCCCCCCAGCGACGTGCACACCTGGGCCACGTCCACCTCGGCCAGGCGGCTGCGGGCCACCACCTGCACCCTGTCGCCCATGCGGCACAAGGCGAACAGCACCTTTATGTTCTCCATGTCCATCATCTTGTGCGCCAGCAGCGCGAAGTCGCCCATGTAGGTTTCCATGGACGCCTCGGCGATGGTCACCAGGGAGCCGTTGATGTCGTGGGTGGTGGCCGATTCCAGCAGGGCGTTCAGAATGCCCACCTGTTCGCTGGTCAGGTCGCGGGCGATGAGTTCGGCGATGGCGTTCAGGTCCATGCCCTGGGTCTTCAGCCAGCCTGCGGCGGAAAAGTCGTGCTCGGTTGTCGAGGCAAAGGTGAACGAGCCGGTATCCTCGAAGATGCCGAGGCCGAGCATGGTGGCCTCGTCCCCGGAAAGGGTCAGCCCCCGCTCGCGGATCTCGGCTACGATGATGGCCGTGGTTGACCCCCATGGCAGCACCCGGCTGAACGCTGCGGGGATGTCCTCATCGGTGTCCGGATGGTGGTCCCAGAGGTGCACGGTGACCCCGGGGCGGGCCAGCACGTTGTGCACGTGGGGCACCCGCGAGTGCTGGCGGGTATCCACGATGACCAGGGTTTCCACGCTTTCCGGGTCGATGTCGCGCGCCTGCCGGAAGTTGAACATGTAGGTGGCGCTTTCGATGAAGAAATTGCGCAGGGTGCGTTCCTGGCTGCCGGGAAACACCAGCACCGCGCCGGGGTGCAGCTTGCCCGCCGCCACCATGGCGGCCAGCGCGTCGAAGTCTGCGTTGGCGTGGGCGGTGATCAGCACCGGCGCGGCGATCTTGGGGGGCTGCTGCATGCGTGGGTGTCCGTGTGGTCCGTGGTATCCGTATGATCTGTGGTGTCAGTGAGGACTGTGGAATAGGGCGCGGCGTCGGGTCAGGAGCGCGAGCGGGGGTGGTGGGCGCGGTGCACCTGGCGCAGCCGGTCGGCTTGCACATGGGTGTAGATTTCCGTGGCGGCGATGTCGGCGTGGCCCAGCAGCATCTGCACGGTGCGCAGGTCTGCCCCCCCGTCCAGCAGATGGGTGGCGAAGGAATGGCGAAAGGTGTGCGGCGAAATGTCCTTGCGGATGCCCGCCTCGGCTACGTGGCGCTTGACCACCTTCCACACTGCCTGGCGGGTCAGCCCCTTGCCCGAACGGTTCAGGAACAGGGCATCCTCCACCGGGCGGAAGGCGGGCCGCCAGTCGCGGATATAGGCCGTAAGCAGTTTGGCCGCCGTGTCGTGCACCGGCACGATGCGCTCCTTGGAACCCTTGCCGAATACCCGCACAAGGCCGGTCATGGGATCGAAGTCCAGAGGGCGAAGGCCGCACAGTTCGGAGACGCGCAGGCCGGAGGCGTACAGCAGTTCCAGCATGGTGCGGTCGCGAAAGCCCAGGCGGTCGGAAAGGTCGGGCCGGGCCAGCACGGCGGCCATTTCATCGCGGGTCAGCACGTCGGGCAGGGTGCGCGGCAGCTTGGGGTTTTCCAGGTAGCGCAGGGGGTCTGCCGCAAGCTGGCCTTCGGCCACGCCGTGGGCGAACAGGCCGCGCAGGGCCGAAAGATGGCGCGACAGGGTGCGGCTGGTCAGGCTGCGCCGCCGCAGGTCCACGATGTACAGGAACAGGGTCTGTTCCGTGGCGGCTTCAAGCTCGATGCCGCCCTGCGCGAGAAACCCCGCAAAGTCGGCAAGATCCGCCGCGTAGGCGGCCAGGGTGTTTTCCGCAAGGCCGCGTTCGATGAGCAGGTATTCCAGATATCCGTCGATGAGTGGATGCGTCGCTTTCGGCGCAGCATTCTGCCCGGCGTGCGGGGCTGGAGTGCGCCTGGCGCGCGTGGCGGGTCTGGCGGGCTTCACCGGCCTGGCCGATTTTACCGGCTGGACCGATTGGGGCGGTGTGGCGCCGCGACGGTGTGGCGCCGCCTTGGCGGATTCGCCGGGGGCGGTGGCGTCTGTTGCGCCAGAACCGGCAGGTCCAGCGGAACCGGCTGGTACAACAGGAGCGGAGGTGCGGCGTGGGGGCATGGAACTCGATGCGCGCGGCGCGGTTCGTGCCCGGCCCCGGCAGCCCGGGAGGGCGCACGGACAGGGCGGTATTCACGCTGGCATGGTACACGGGCGCCCAGCATGCGGCAAGAGCGCGGGGCGGTGGGGACGGCAGGGAGGGGCAGGACGCGCGAACGCCCTGGTTCAGCTATGCCGGGCGGGGCGCCTGCGGTTGGCGGGCATTGGCGCCGGACCGCACGGAGCCGGAAATGGCAACGGGGCGCGCCGCGCGGCGCGCCCCGTCCGGGTTGCATCCATTGGTATTGATGACGCGGGCTGCCGCCGGTGGCCGCGCGCCCTCGGCGCATCACCCCAGCTTCACGTCCGCAGCCAGCAGCGCAACGGGGGTGCCCGCCGCGTCCTCCATGGGCAGCGACACGGTGATGCACGGCGCTCCGGAGGCTTGCGAGACGTAGCTTTCCGAGATGTACAGGTCGCCGATGGCCATGGCCTCGGTAAACCACGGGCGCGACGACCAGTCCTTGCCGCAGGCCTGCGCGTCCGCCGGGGTGGCCTGCGCGGCCGGGGCGATGTTGGCGATGATCTGCCGCCCCTTGCCGTCGGTCATGTACAGCAGTTCCAGGTACGGCGCGGCGGCAATGACCCGGCGCAGGTGCGCCTCGATGCGCTCGCGTTGCAGGGAGCGGATGTCCGCCGCCTCGGCCAGCCCGCGCATGAGCGTCTGCACCGTGCCCTGCCCGATGACGTGGAACACCCGGTTCAGCGTGGCCAACCGGGACATCTGGGCGGTAAGCGCGGTGATGTCGTCGTTGGCGCGGTGCATGCCGTCGGCGGTCTGGCGCGAGATGGCGTCCACCTGGGCGGTGATGCGGTTGATTTCCTCGCAGGTGGCGGCCTGCTGCTCCGCCGCCGTGGCGATGTTGCGTACTCCGTCGGACGTTGACTCGACGATGTCCACGATTTCGGCCAGGGCTTCGTCGGAATCCTTGGCCAGACGGGTGGCCTCGTCCACAACCCGGGCGGCTTCATCCATGTCGGACAGGGTCTTGCGGGTGCCGGACTGGATGGCGGTGATGACTTCGCCCACCTCGTGGGTGGCCTGCATGGTCTTTTCGGCCAGCTTGCGCACCTCGTCGGCCACCACGGCAAAGCCGCGCCCGGCATCGCCCGCGCGGGCCGCCTCGATGGCGGCGTTCAGTGCCAGCAGGTTGGTCTGGTCGGCGATGTCGGTGATGACGCCCATGACCTGTCCGATAGATTCGGCGCGGGTGCCCAGATCGCCCATGACCTCGCGCAGGCCGGTGGTGTGCCCGTGCACGGCAGCGATGGACGACACCGCCCGGTTGACCACGTCGCGCCCGGCCACGGCCTTCTGGCGCGCGGTGTCGGCTTGTGTGGCGGCATCGCCCGCGTTGCGGGCCACGGCGTTGACCGTGGACGTCATCTGTTCCATGGCCACGGCGGTGTCGCCCGCCAGCCGCCGCTGGTTGTCGGCCCCGCTGGATGCCCGACCCGCCTCGGCGGCCAGGCTTGTTGCCGCTTCCTGCAACGAACCGACGACGCGGTCCAGGGTTTTTGCGGAATTGTGCATGGCCTGCCGGTTGGAGGCTTCCGCCCGCTCGCGCACAACAACCGCCCGGCGTCCGGCAGCCTCGGCAGTCTGGGTGCTGGCGTCGGCACGGACGGTTTCCGCCGCCATGCGTTGGCGCGCACCCTCCAGCAGGGCCACCACGCGCGGCACGTGGCGCGCCAGCAGCGCCGCCGCGTCTCCTTCGACATCGTTGGCAGCGGATGTTGCGCCGGTCTTGCGGGTGCCAAAGGACAACCCGCTGCCCGCATCCCCCCGTGCCGCCGTGCCGAACGGGGTGTCGTCGGGTACCCCGGTGACCAGCCGGGCTGTCTCCGCCAGTGCCCCGTGCACGCGCCATGCGTCGAGCAGGCCGCCCAGCGCGGCCAGCAGGCCCGCCGTCACCAGTCCGTACACCACCCATTCCGCCGCGCCCAGCGCAACGGCCATGGCCGTGCCGACGAAAAGCATCGCCAGCAGGCAAAATTCCCCCAAAGCCCGTGTCGCCGATGTCATGCGTTCCCCCGCGTTGTCATGAACCTGAAAGTGTCATCCGTTGTGACGTGTCGTCTTTTTTGTCGTTTTCGTTATGCCAGATGACATTTTTGACAAAGAAAAGTCATAAAGTAGGGTAGGGTAGGATGACCCGCCATATTCGTGCCCTGCCCGTGCACCCGCATGGCGAAGCACGCGCCGGAACACGGTTGGCGGGCATTCGCCGGAGCGGGGGACGCTGTCCGTCCCCATGCGGAACCCTTTGCGCCGCATGGGGGCGAGCAGGGCAGCGGGGCGTGCGACACGTTCGCTTGCAGGATGCATACCCCTCGCACCGCGCCAGGCAGAGCATGTGCAGGCAGACGGGGGGAAGATGCCCGGTCGGGCACGCCGCGGCGAGCGCGTTGCACCACGCGCCTTGGGTGGGCGGCAGCACACGTCCGGCAGTAGCCATTATCATTTGACAGGCCGGGCAGGGGGCCTGTAGATTTCGCGCAACCGGACGAAACCGGGTACGCGGTTACCCGAAAGGTATCGCAAGGAACGGGCTTCTGGCAGAGCCCTCTTTTTTTACCGGCGAGAGCGGCGTGCCCCGCCACAGGCGGACGGCGCGTCCAGGGGATCGAAACCCGCAAGGAGAAGACTCTGCATGGCTGATTTCAAACTCGCGGACCGGCTGGCGACCCTGCCCCCGTACCTGTTCGCAGGCATCGACAAGGTCAAGGCCGAAGTGGCCGCCCGTGGCGTGGACATCATCAGCCTCGGCATCGGTGACCCCGACATGCCGACGCCCGATTTCATCATCGAGGCCATGAAGAAGGCCGTGGAGCGCCCCGCCAACCACCAGTACCCCTCGTACGTGGGCATGCTGGAATTCCGGCAGGAAGTGGCCAACTG contains these protein-coding regions:
- a CDS encoding tetratricopeptide repeat protein, producing the protein MTLLDRLKAGARTLLGHRRADILSPMGPDAESPGARDALSAIQELSRVVRNDPDAVEIYLALGNLYRLRGDIERAVQIRSSLIVRPGLDPQFKARALFELGRDYRRGGVMDRALAAFDEARALGADPEQITYELALLHADSGAFQEAAAQYARLGFRPAQAHYMVRHAEELDRCGRHDEARTLLAKAVKVYPGAVEAWRARLVMAARAGEWRRAGKLLREGLERVPASIRFLLLEGLLELEAPAPRNGNGTHGANGVGTASADFEKQRCATVLAAMEAQEPDLLLQYYGALFLLRCGNREEAGNWLAKAMVLRPDFWAARLELLSLSMEQQHLSPVFRSQLEYFIEHARKVKRFVCGTCGLRREHTFSVCPRCRSWHSATFRMSLQD
- a CDS encoding LapA family protein; its protein translation is MRFVKVLVLVLVFFISMMFFVQNNAVLSQAVTLKLDLFFDTAWSSIELPFYFMILCAFLLGALCTMLMLMLSRLRAGAALRRANKRIRVLEKELNSLRNLPLETARKAPEPAIAPAPAPVAAADTTPTKVG
- a CDS encoding HIT domain-containing protein, with protein sequence METLWAPWRLDYILGPKPDSCVFCLPEHTDEDEARLVLYRGRHNFVIMNKFPYNNGHLMVTPFRHVMDLAALEPDEAHEMMDLIQTCTTMLRQRFNPQGINVGLNLGEAAGAGIREHLHFHLVPRWNGDSSFMAVMNETRVIPEHLQSTYHALKPLFDRLPRAGR
- a CDS encoding CBS domain-containing protein, with the translated sequence MQQPPKIAAPVLITAHANADFDALAAMVAAGKLHPGAVLVFPGSQERTLRNFFIESATYMFNFRQARDIDPESVETLVIVDTRQHSRVPHVHNVLARPGVTVHLWDHHPDTDEDIPAAFSRVLPWGSTTAIIVAEIRERGLTLSGDEATMLGLGIFEDTGSFTFASTTEHDFSAAGWLKTQGMDLNAIAELIARDLTSEQVGILNALLESATTHDINGSLVTIAEASMETYMGDFALLAHKMMDMENIKVLFALCRMGDRVQVVARSRLAEVDVAQVCTSLGGGGHPYAASASVKDKTLQQVRDELFALLFSAVNPQMRVRDLMSSPVMGVDDDRSIADAEETMTRYGLKAVPVFAAGTRRCVGYLEQQTAARAIAHGLGHMGVAEYMHRRVQTVTPNEDLYKVMEIIVGQRQRLVPVVDRVPAPHLAGSYGVERTPPPAAESDEETGEVVGVITRTDLINTLVEEPARIPETLLPESRREKNIRALLQERLPDTHFRLLELAGRLGDRLNVPVYAVGGFVRDILLGRPNLDLDVVVEGDGIAFARALADELGGRMRAHHKFKTAVVIFPAWESEQRRGGNGRPLAPDVRAGAAPEAIPDTEVSDNTALSAPPAPPASGDASDEATAEAAHRAAARPEQRIDVATARLEYYEYPAALPTVELSSIKMDLYRRDFTINAQAVQLNGAHFGRLVDFFGAQRDMKDKVIRVLHSLSFVEDPTRILRAIRFEKRYDFRIGAQCERLIKNALQLGMMDRLSGARLFHELKLIFDEKSPLPCIRRMEDYDILRLIHPLLKLNPSKMDVLTELERVLHWYRLLYLSPAPEPWMLYLLGLCGNGKYLDVAAVTDRLAFSRKVRQDFLTLRENVREVHNLLNLWMQRDGSMSGLNNLLSPIAPEGILYLMARSRTEDARKHISYYLTRLRGETPDITGNDLLAMGIPAGPAYGRVLRRVLAAKLDGLARTRAAQLDLAHEMLREETARDALAAEADPGGKAGVAGEADQDAETACVAQGQVVASGNRRNRPPGWPDFQNGQNGPSGQDTPEARETQATGGTPAATASGDGVMNGNDNGTGDSTATPGA
- the xerD gene encoding site-specific tyrosine recombinase XerD encodes the protein MKPARPATRARRTPAPHAGQNAAPKATHPLIDGYLEYLLIERGLAENTLAAYAADLADFAGFLAQGGIELEAATEQTLFLYIVDLRRRSLTSRTLSRHLSALRGLFAHGVAEGQLAADPLRYLENPKLPRTLPDVLTRDEMAAVLARPDLSDRLGFRDRTMLELLYASGLRVSELCGLRPLDFDPMTGLVRVFGKGSKERIVPVHDTAAKLLTAYIRDWRPAFRPVEDALFLNRSGKGLTRQAVWKVVKRHVAEAGIRKDISPHTFRHSFATHLLDGGADLRTVQMLLGHADIAATEIYTHVQADRLRQVHRAHHPRSRS
- a CDS encoding methyl-accepting chemotaxis protein encodes the protein MTSATRALGEFCLLAMLFVGTAMAVALGAAEWVVYGLVTAGLLAALGGLLDAWRVHGALAETARLVTGVPDDTPFGTAARGDAGSGLSFGTRKTGATSAANDVEGDAAALLARHVPRVVALLEGARQRMAAETVRADASTQTAEAAGRRAVVVRERAEASNRQAMHNSAKTLDRVVGSLQEAATSLAAEAGRASSGADNQRRLAGDTAVAMEQMTSTVNAVARNAGDAATQADTARQKAVAGRDVVNRAVSSIAAVHGHTTGLREVMGDLGTRAESIGQVMGVITDIADQTNLLALNAAIEAARAGDAGRGFAVVADEVRKLAEKTMQATHEVGEVITAIQSGTRKTLSDMDEAARVVDEATRLAKDSDEALAEIVDIVESTSDGVRNIATAAEQQAATCEEINRITAQVDAISRQTADGMHRANDDITALTAQMSRLATLNRVFHVIGQGTVQTLMRGLAEAADIRSLQRERIEAHLRRVIAAAPYLELLYMTDGKGRQIIANIAPAAQATPADAQACGKDWSSRPWFTEAMAIGDLYISESYVSQASGAPCITVSLPMEDAAGTPVALLAADVKLG